Proteins encoded within one genomic window of Citrobacter amalonaticus Y19:
- the thrB gene encoding homoserine kinase, with protein MVKVYAPASSANMSVGFDVLGAAVTPVDGALLGDVVTVEAADSFSLNNLGRFADKLPSEPRENIVYQCWERFCQELGKQIPVTMTLEKNMPIGSGLGSSACSVVAALVAMNEHCGKPLNDTRLLVIMGELEGRISGSIHYDNVAPCFLGGMQLMIEENGIISQQVPGFDEWLWVLAYPGIKVSTAEARAILPAQYRRQDCIAHGRHLAGFIHACYSRQPGLAAKLMKDVIAEPYRERLLPGFAQARQAVAEIGALASGISGSGPTLFALCDKMDTAQRVADWLGSHYLQNQEGFVHICRLDTAGARVLG; from the coding sequence ATGGTTAAAGTTTATGCCCCGGCTTCCAGTGCCAATATGAGCGTTGGATTTGATGTGCTCGGGGCGGCAGTGACCCCCGTTGATGGCGCATTGCTGGGCGACGTGGTAACGGTCGAGGCGGCGGACAGTTTCAGTCTGAACAATCTGGGTCGCTTTGCTGACAAACTGCCGTCAGAACCGCGTGAAAATATTGTCTACCAGTGCTGGGAGCGTTTTTGTCAGGAGTTGGGTAAGCAAATTCCGGTGACGATGACGCTGGAAAAAAATATGCCGATCGGCTCCGGATTAGGCTCCAGCGCCTGCTCGGTGGTGGCGGCGCTGGTGGCGATGAATGAGCACTGCGGTAAGCCGCTGAATGATACGCGCCTGCTGGTGATTATGGGGGAGCTGGAAGGGCGTATCTCCGGCAGCATTCATTACGATAACGTCGCGCCGTGCTTCCTCGGCGGTATGCAATTGATGATCGAAGAAAACGGCATTATCAGTCAGCAGGTGCCAGGCTTTGATGAGTGGCTGTGGGTGCTGGCCTATCCAGGCATTAAGGTCTCCACCGCAGAAGCGCGGGCTATTTTACCCGCACAATATCGTCGCCAGGATTGCATTGCCCACGGGCGACACCTGGCCGGGTTTATTCACGCCTGCTATTCCCGCCAGCCAGGGCTTGCGGCGAAACTGATGAAGGATGTGATTGCCGAACCGTATCGCGAGCGTCTGCTGCCTGGTTTTGCCCAGGCGCGTCAGGCCGTCGCCGAAATTGGCGCGCTGGCGAGCGGGATTTCCGGTTCAGGGCCGACGCTGTTTGCGCTCTGCGATAAAATGGATACGGCGCAGCGCGTGGCGGACTGGCTGGGCAGTCACTACCTGCAAAATCAGGAAGGCTTTGTTCATATTTGCCGGCTGGATACGGCGGGCGCACGAGTACTGGGATAA
- the thrC gene encoding threonine synthase, which yields MKLYNLKDHNEQVSFAQAVTQGLGKNQGLFFPHDLPEFNLTEVDEMLNQDFVSRSAKILSAFIGDEIPQEILEARVRAAFAFPAPVAQVEGDVGCLELFHGPTLAFKDFGGRFMAQMLTHISGDKPVTILTATSGDTGAAVAHAFYGLPNVRVVILYPNGKISPLQEKLFCTLGGNIETVAIDGDFDACQALVKQAFDDEELKVALGLNSANSINISRLLAQICYYFEAVAQLPQEARNQLVVSVPSGNFGDLTAGLLAKSLGLPVKRFIAATNVNDTVPRFLREGQWAPKATQATLSNAMDVSQPNNWPRVEELFRRKIWRLNELGYAAVDDETTQDTMRELKAKGYTSEPHAAVAYRALRDQLNPGEYGLFLGTAHPAKFKESVEAILNETLDLPKELADRADLPLLSQHLPADFAALRKLMMTRS from the coding sequence ATGAAACTCTACAATCTTAAAGATCACAACGAGCAGGTTAGTTTTGCGCAGGCCGTCACGCAGGGGCTGGGCAAAAATCAGGGGCTGTTTTTCCCGCACGATCTGCCGGAATTCAACCTGACAGAAGTTGATGAGATGCTGAACCAGGACTTCGTCAGCCGCAGCGCGAAGATCCTGTCCGCGTTTATCGGCGATGAAATCCCGCAAGAGATCCTCGAAGCGCGCGTGCGCGCTGCCTTTGCTTTTCCGGCACCGGTTGCCCAGGTGGAGGGTGATGTCGGCTGTCTGGAGCTGTTCCACGGTCCGACGCTGGCGTTTAAAGATTTCGGCGGGCGTTTTATGGCGCAGATGCTGACCCACATCAGCGGCGACAAACCGGTGACCATTCTGACGGCAACCTCCGGTGATACCGGCGCGGCTGTGGCGCATGCGTTTTATGGTCTGCCGAACGTGCGCGTGGTGATCCTCTATCCGAACGGCAAAATCAGTCCGTTGCAGGAAAAACTGTTCTGTACGCTGGGCGGCAACATTGAAACCGTCGCCATCGACGGTGATTTTGATGCCTGCCAGGCGCTGGTCAAACAGGCGTTTGATGATGAAGAGCTGAAAGTGGCGCTGGGACTGAACTCGGCTAACTCCATCAATATCAGCCGTCTGCTGGCGCAGATTTGTTACTACTTTGAAGCTGTTGCGCAATTGCCGCAGGAAGCGCGGAATCAACTGGTTGTTTCTGTTCCAAGCGGCAACTTTGGCGACCTGACGGCGGGCTTGCTGGCGAAATCCCTCGGCCTGCCGGTGAAACGTTTTATCGCCGCCACTAACGTTAACGACACGGTGCCACGCTTCCTGCGGGAGGGACAGTGGGCGCCAAAAGCGACCCAGGCAACGTTGTCCAACGCGATGGACGTGAGTCAGCCGAACAACTGGCCGCGCGTAGAGGAACTGTTCCGCCGTAAAATCTGGCGTCTGAATGAGCTCGGTTACGCTGCTGTGGATGATGAAACTACCCAGGACACGATGCGTGAACTGAAAGCGAAGGGCTACACCTCTGAGCCGCATGCGGCAGTGGCGTACCGCGCTCTGCGTGACCAGCTCAATCCGGGCGAGTACGGCCTGTTCCTCGGCACCGCGCACCCGGCGAAGTTTAAAGAGAGCGTAGAAGCTATCCTGAACGAAACGCTGGATCTGCCGAAAGAACTGGCGGATCGTGCGGATCTGCCGCTGCTTTCGCAACATCTGCCGGCAGATTTCGCTGCTCTGCGTAAGCTGATGATGACGCGCAGTTAA
- a CDS encoding DUF2502 domain-containing protein: MNKLKPVLLALSMMLVTPLAVQAAEITLVPAVTLQIGDRDNHGNYWDGGSWRDHGWWNKHYEWRGNRWQSHGPRPQPHYDKHDDRRHDDHRPGPGGKHH, from the coding sequence ATGAACAAACTGAAACCTGTGCTTCTGGCGCTCTCCATGATGCTGGTGACTCCACTTGCCGTGCAGGCGGCTGAAATCACCCTGGTTCCTGCCGTTACATTACAGATTGGCGATCGCGATAATCACGGTAACTACTGGGATGGCGGAAGCTGGCGCGACCATGGCTGGTGGAATAAACACTATGAATGGCGCGGAAATCGCTGGCAGTCGCACGGACCGCGTCCGCAACCGCACTATGATAAACACGATGACCGTCGTCATGACGATCATCGTCCAGGTCCTGGCGGGAAACACCATTAA
- the yaaA gene encoding peroxide stress protein YaaA, with protein sequence MLILISPAKTLDYQSPLATTRHTLPELLDHSQQLIHVARQLSAPQIGKLMHISDKLADLNATRFHDWQPNFTPENARQAILAFKGDVYTGLQADTFSEADFDFAQQHLRMLSGLYGVLRPLDLMQPYRLEMGIRLENAKGKDLYQFWGDIITDKLNEALAAQGDQVVINLASDEYFRSVKPKKLNAELIKPVFLDEKNGTFKVISFYAKKARGLMSRYIIENRLTKPEQLTDFNSEGYFFDDAASGNGELVFKRHEQ encoded by the coding sequence ATGCTGATTTTGATTTCACCTGCAAAAACGCTCGACTACCAGAGCCCGCTGGCGACAACGCGCCATACGCTGCCTGAGTTGCTGGACCACTCCCAGCAACTGATCCATGTGGCGCGCCAACTCTCAGCCCCGCAGATCGGTAAACTGATGCACATCAGCGATAAGCTCGCTGACCTGAACGCCACCCGTTTTCACGACTGGCAGCCGAACTTCACGCCGGAAAACGCGCGCCAGGCTATTCTGGCCTTCAAAGGTGACGTCTATACCGGATTACAGGCCGACACCTTCAGCGAAGCCGATTTCGATTTTGCCCAGCAGCATTTGCGTATGCTCTCAGGTCTGTACGGCGTGCTGCGCCCGCTGGATCTGATGCAACCTTATCGTCTGGAAATGGGCATTCGTCTGGAGAACGCGAAAGGAAAGGATCTGTATCAATTCTGGGGCGATATCATCACGGATAAGCTCAATGAAGCGCTCGCCGCACAGGGCGACCAGGTGGTGATTAACCTTGCATCAGATGAATACTTCCGATCCGTAAAGCCGAAGAAACTGAACGCTGAGCTAATCAAACCCGTCTTCCTCGACGAGAAAAACGGCACGTTCAAAGTCATCAGTTTCTACGCTAAAAAGGCGCGCGGCCTGATGAGCCGCTACATCATTGAAAACCGTCTGACGAAGCCCGAACAGCTCACCGACTTCAACAGCGAAGGTTACTTCTTTGATGACGCCGCCTCCGGGAATGGCGAATTGGTGTTTAAGCGTCACGAGCAGTAA
- a CDS encoding alanine/glycine:cation symporter family protein, producing MPDFFAFINDVLWGSVMIYLLFGAGCWFTWRTGFVQFRYIRQFGRSLKNSINPQPGGLTSFQSLCTSLAARIGSGNLAGVALAITAGGPGAVFWMWVAAIIGMATSFAECALAQLYKERDRHGQFRGGPAWYMARGLGMRWMGVLFAIFLLIAYGLVFNSVQANSVSRALKFAFDFPPIATGIVMAIAALLVIVRGIKGVARMMQWFVPVMALMWVVTSLVVCLINIGQLPDIIISIVKSAFGWQEAAGGVAGYTLSQAITSGFQRSMFSNEAGMGSTPNAAAAASSWPPHPAAQGIVQMIGIFIDTLVVCSATAMLVLLAGNGTTYAPMEGIQLVQKAMNVLVGDWGAAFVAVIVILFAFSSIVVNYIYAENNLYFLNLDNKRTIWILRIATCSTVVAGTLLSFPLLWQLADIIMACMAITNLTAILLLSPVVHTLASDYLRQRKLGVRPVFDPLRYPDIEQQLAPDAWDDIPRD from the coding sequence ATGCCTGATTTTTTCGCGTTTATTAATGATGTGCTATGGGGATCGGTGATGATCTACCTGCTCTTCGGGGCAGGGTGTTGGTTTACCTGGCGCACAGGCTTCGTACAATTTCGCTATATCCGCCAGTTTGGCAGAAGCCTGAAAAACAGCATTAACCCGCAGCCGGGAGGGTTAACGTCGTTTCAGTCACTCTGTACCAGCCTTGCCGCCCGTATCGGTAGCGGCAACCTGGCGGGCGTGGCGCTGGCCATTACCGCAGGCGGACCTGGCGCAGTGTTCTGGATGTGGGTCGCCGCCATCATTGGTATGGCGACCTCGTTTGCCGAATGCGCCCTTGCACAGCTCTACAAAGAGCGCGATCGACACGGTCAGTTTCGCGGTGGCCCCGCCTGGTATATGGCGCGTGGGTTAGGCATGCGCTGGATGGGCGTGTTATTCGCCATCTTTTTGCTGATCGCCTACGGACTGGTGTTCAACAGCGTGCAGGCCAACTCCGTGTCCCGCGCCCTCAAATTCGCGTTTGATTTCCCGCCGATCGCCACCGGTATTGTCATGGCGATAGCCGCCCTGCTGGTCATTGTTCGGGGGATCAAGGGCGTGGCACGGATGATGCAGTGGTTCGTCCCGGTGATGGCGCTGATGTGGGTGGTCACCAGCCTGGTGGTTTGTCTGATCAACATCGGTCAGTTGCCTGACATCATCATTTCTATCGTCAAAAGCGCATTTGGCTGGCAAGAAGCCGCGGGCGGCGTCGCGGGATATACGCTGAGCCAGGCGATCACCAGCGGTTTTCAACGCAGTATGTTTTCCAATGAAGCCGGGATGGGCTCAACGCCTAACGCCGCTGCCGCCGCATCATCCTGGCCGCCGCACCCTGCGGCGCAGGGGATTGTGCAGATGATCGGTATTTTTATCGATACGCTGGTCGTCTGTAGTGCAACGGCGATGCTGGTTTTACTGGCGGGCAACGGCACGACCTATGCGCCAATGGAAGGGATCCAACTGGTGCAGAAAGCAATGAATGTGCTGGTCGGTGACTGGGGGGCTGCGTTCGTCGCGGTTATCGTGATTCTTTTTGCCTTCAGCTCCATTGTGGTCAACTACATCTATGCGGAAAACAACCTGTACTTTTTGAACCTGGATAATAAGCGCACCATCTGGATTTTACGTATTGCCACCTGCTCAACGGTGGTGGCCGGAACGTTGCTCAGCTTCCCGCTGCTATGGCAGTTGGCAGATATCATCATGGCCTGCATGGCGATCACTAACCTGACGGCAATATTGCTGCTCTCTCCGGTGGTGCATACCCTGGCCAGCGACTACTTGCGTCAGCGAAAACTGGGGGTTCGTCCGGTCTTTGATCCGCTGCGCTATCCGGATATTGAACAGCAACTGGCGCCAGATGCCTGGGACGACATACCGCGAGACTAA
- the tal gene encoding transaldolase has product MTDKLTSLRQFTTVVADTGDIAAMKLYQPQDATTNPSLILNAAQIPEYRKLIDDAVAWAKQQSSDRAQQIVDATDKLAVNIGLEILKLVPGRISTEVDARLSYDTDASIAKAKRIIKLYNDAGISNDRILIKLASTWQGIRAAEQLEKEGINCNLTLLFSFAQARACAEAGVFLISPFVGRILDWYKSNTDKKEYAPAEDPGVVSVTEIYEYYKQHGYETVVMGASFRNIGEILELAGCDRLTIAPALLKELAESEGAIERKLSFSGEVKARPERITEAEFLWQHNQDPMAVDKLADGIRKFAVDQEKLEKMIGDLL; this is encoded by the coding sequence ATGACGGACAAATTGACCTCCCTTCGTCAGTTCACCACCGTGGTGGCCGACACCGGAGATATCGCGGCAATGAAGCTGTATCAGCCGCAGGATGCCACAACCAACCCTTCTCTCATTCTTAACGCAGCACAGATCCCGGAATATCGTAAGCTGATTGATGACGCTGTTGCCTGGGCTAAGCAGCAGAGCAGCGACCGCGCGCAGCAGATTGTTGACGCAACCGACAAACTGGCAGTGAACATCGGTCTGGAGATCCTGAAACTGGTCCCGGGTCGTATCTCCACTGAAGTGGATGCTCGTCTGTCCTACGACACCGACGCATCTATCGCCAAAGCGAAACGCATCATCAAACTGTACAACGATGCAGGCATCAGCAACGATCGCATTCTGATCAAACTGGCTTCAACCTGGCAGGGCATCCGCGCGGCAGAGCAACTGGAAAAAGAAGGCATCAACTGTAACCTGACGCTGCTGTTCTCCTTCGCGCAGGCGCGCGCTTGTGCTGAAGCGGGCGTGTTCCTGATCTCCCCGTTCGTGGGTCGTATTCTTGACTGGTATAAATCCAATACCGACAAGAAAGAGTATGCTCCGGCTGAAGATCCGGGTGTGGTTTCCGTAACGGAGATCTACGAATACTACAAACAGCACGGCTACGAGACGGTTGTGATGGGCGCAAGCTTCCGTAACATCGGCGAAATCCTTGAGCTGGCTGGCTGTGACCGCCTGACCATCGCACCGGCACTACTGAAAGAACTGGCGGAAAGCGAAGGGGCTATCGAGCGTAAACTGTCCTTCTCTGGCGAAGTGAAAGCGCGCCCGGAACGCATCACTGAAGCTGAGTTCCTGTGGCAGCACAACCAGGATCCAATGGCGGTAGACAAACTGGCGGACGGTATCCGTAAGTTTGCTGTCGACCAGGAAAAACTGGAGAAAATGATCGGCGACCTGCTGTAA
- the mog gene encoding molybdopterin adenylyltransferase: MNTLRIGLVSISDRASSGVYQDKGIPALEEWLSTALTTPFEVLTRLIPDEQAIIEQTLCELVDEMSCHLVLTTGGTGPARRDVTPDATLAVADRQMPGFGEQMRQISLHFVPTAILSRQVGVIRKQALILNLPGQPKSIKETLEGVKDAEGKVVVAGIFASVPYCIQLLEGPYVETAPEIVASFRPKSARRETNA, from the coding sequence ATGAACACCTTACGTATTGGCTTAGTTTCCATTTCTGACCGCGCCTCCAGCGGCGTCTATCAGGATAAAGGCATCCCTGCGCTGGAAGAGTGGCTATCGACGGCGCTGACCACCCCATTCGAGGTGCTGACGCGCTTGATTCCTGACGAACAGGCCATCATCGAGCAAACGTTATGTGAGCTGGTGGACGAGATGAGTTGCCATCTGGTGCTGACCACCGGGGGCACCGGTCCTGCACGTCGTGATGTCACGCCGGATGCCACCCTCGCGGTCGCCGATCGTCAGATGCCTGGCTTTGGCGAACAGATGCGGCAGATTAGTCTGCACTTTGTGCCGACGGCGATTTTGTCACGCCAGGTTGGGGTTATCCGCAAGCAGGCGTTAATCCTCAACTTACCGGGACAGCCAAAATCCATCAAAGAGACCCTGGAAGGGGTGAAGGATGCCGAAGGCAAGGTCGTGGTGGCGGGTATCTTCGCAAGTGTACCGTATTGTATACAGCTTCTTGAAGGGCCGTATGTGGAAACTGCACCGGAAATCGTAGCATCTTTTCGCCCGAAAAGCGCAAGGCGTGAAACAAACGCCTGA
- a CDS encoding MFS transporter — MPQHTRPLNRQDYKTLTLAALGGALEFYDFIIFVFFAAVVGELFFPADIPEWLRQVQTFGIFAAGYLARPLGGIIMAHFGDLVGRKKMFTLSILLMAVPTLAIGLLPTYASMGIVAPLLLLLMRILQGAAIGGEVPGAWVFVAEHVPERRIGIACGTLTAGLTVGILLGSVVATQVNTLLTQQAVHDYGWRIPFLLGGVFGLVAMYLRRWLQETPVFLEMQQRKRLAQELPVKSVVVKHQKAVVISMLLTWLLSAGIVVVILMSPVWLQKQYGLAPALTLQANSVATIMLCVGCLLAGFIVDRVGASKTFIVGSILLACSSGLFYHLSGTHPQHLFLLYGLVGLCVGVVGAVPYVMVRAFPAEVRFTGISFSYNVSYAIFGGLTPIAVTLLMSVSPMAPAWYVLALSLVGLGLGIWLRQDMYYRDTEMQAELQQP; from the coding sequence ATGCCACAACATACACGCCCCCTGAATCGCCAGGATTATAAAACGCTGACGCTGGCCGCCCTTGGCGGTGCGCTTGAGTTTTACGATTTCATTATCTTCGTCTTTTTCGCAGCCGTAGTGGGGGAGTTGTTTTTCCCCGCCGATATTCCCGAATGGCTACGTCAGGTACAAACCTTCGGCATCTTCGCTGCCGGATATCTGGCGCGTCCGTTAGGCGGCATCATCATGGCGCATTTTGGCGATCTGGTCGGGCGCAAAAAGATGTTCACCCTGAGCATTCTGCTGATGGCGGTGCCAACGCTGGCGATTGGTTTGCTGCCAACTTACGCCTCTATGGGGATTGTCGCGCCGTTATTGTTGCTGCTGATGCGTATTTTGCAGGGGGCGGCGATTGGCGGTGAAGTTCCGGGCGCATGGGTGTTTGTGGCCGAGCACGTTCCCGAACGTCGTATCGGTATTGCCTGCGGAACGCTAACGGCGGGTCTGACGGTGGGGATCCTGCTGGGTTCCGTGGTGGCCACTCAGGTTAATACCCTTTTGACGCAACAGGCCGTACATGACTATGGCTGGCGAATTCCGTTCCTGTTGGGCGGGGTTTTTGGTCTGGTGGCGATGTATTTACGCCGTTGGTTACAGGAAACACCGGTTTTTCTGGAGATGCAACAGCGTAAGAGGCTGGCGCAGGAACTGCCGGTGAAGTCGGTCGTGGTTAAACACCAGAAGGCGGTGGTGATCTCCATGCTTCTGACCTGGCTGCTTTCCGCAGGGATTGTGGTGGTGATTTTAATGTCGCCAGTCTGGCTGCAAAAGCAATACGGCCTGGCCCCGGCTCTGACGTTGCAGGCAAACAGCGTGGCGACCATTATGCTCTGCGTGGGTTGCCTGTTGGCAGGCTTCATCGTCGACCGTGTAGGCGCCAGCAAAACCTTTATTGTTGGCAGCATATTATTGGCCTGTTCGAGCGGGTTGTTCTATCACCTGTCGGGCACACATCCGCAACACTTATTTCTGCTCTATGGGTTGGTGGGCCTGTGCGTAGGAGTGGTGGGCGCGGTGCCATACGTGATGGTGCGCGCGTTTCCTGCGGAAGTCCGCTTTACCGGCATTTCATTTTCCTACAATGTCTCTTACGCCATTTTCGGTGGGCTGACGCCGATTGCCGTCACGCTGCTGATGAGCGTCTCGCCGATGGCACCGGCATGGTATGTGCTGGCGTTGTCGCTGGTGGGATTGGGACTGGGAATCTGGCTGCGACAGGATATGTATTATCGCGATACGGAAATGCAGGCTGAGCTACAACAGCCGTAA
- the satP gene encoding acetate uptake transporter yields MGNTKLANPAPLGLMGFGMTTILLNLHNAGFFALDGIILAMGIFYGGIAQIFAGLLEYKKGNTFGLTAFTSYGSFWLTLVAILLMPKMGLTEAPNAQFLGAYLGLWGVFTLFMFFGTLTGARALQFVFLSLTVLFALLAVGNIAGNEAVIHFAGWVGLVCGASAIYLAMGEVLNEQFGRTILPIGEKH; encoded by the coding sequence ATGGGCAACACTAAGTTGGCTAACCCGGCACCGCTGGGCCTGATGGGCTTCGGCATGACCACCATTCTGCTTAACCTGCATAACGCGGGTTTCTTCGCCCTTGACGGTATTATTCTCGCGATGGGAATTTTCTACGGCGGTATCGCGCAAATTTTTGCCGGCCTGCTGGAATACAAGAAAGGGAACACCTTCGGTCTGACTGCATTCACCTCTTACGGCTCGTTCTGGCTGACGCTGGTTGCGATCCTGCTGATGCCGAAAATGGGTCTGACAGAAGCGCCTAATGCGCAGTTCCTCGGTGCCTACCTGGGTCTGTGGGGCGTATTCACCCTGTTCATGTTCTTTGGCACGCTGACAGGCGCACGCGCCTTGCAGTTCGTCTTCCTGAGCCTGACCGTTCTGTTCGCTCTGCTGGCCGTGGGTAACATCGCGGGTAACGAAGCGGTGATCCACTTTGCTGGTTGGGTTGGCTTAGTGTGTGGTGCCAGCGCCATTTATCTGGCGATGGGTGAAGTGCTGAACGAACAGTTCGGTCGTACCATTCTGCCGATTGGCGAAAAACACTGA
- the msyB gene encoding acidic protein MsyB, translated as MNVTYLNDEDLDFLQHCSEEQLAEFTRLLTHNEKGKTRLSSVLNHSERFKAMEGHPEQHRQNWQLIAGEFQHFGGDSIVNKLRGHGKRYRTILLDVSSRLSLKADKEMSTFDIEQQLLEHFLRNTWKKMDAEQRQVFLQAVNAKVTELEELLPLLLKDRQLAKGVSHLLSGQLTRILRTHAAMSVLGHGLLRGAGLGGPVGAALNGVKAVSGSAYRVTIPAVLQIACLRRMINATRA; from the coding sequence ATGAATGTCACTTATTTAAATGACGAGGATTTGGATTTTCTTCAGCATTGTAGCGAAGAGCAACTGGCCGAATTTACCCGCTTGCTGACGCATAATGAAAAAGGGAAAACTCGTCTGTCGAGCGTGTTAAATCACAGCGAACGGTTTAAAGCGATGGAAGGACACCCGGAGCAGCACCGTCAGAACTGGCAACTAATTGCTGGCGAGTTTCAGCATTTCGGTGGCGATAGCATCGTCAATAAGCTACGGGGACACGGAAAGCGGTATCGTACCATTTTGCTCGATGTTTCCAGTCGGTTGTCGCTCAAGGCGGATAAAGAGATGTCCACTTTCGACATCGAGCAACAGTTACTGGAGCATTTTCTACGCAACACATGGAAAAAGATGGACGCGGAGCAACGGCAGGTGTTCCTGCAAGCTGTCAATGCAAAAGTCACTGAGCTTGAAGAGTTGCTGCCGCTCCTCCTGAAAGATCGCCAGTTGGCAAAAGGGGTTTCACACCTCCTTTCTGGTCAGCTTACCCGTATTCTGCGCACCCATGCCGCAATGAGCGTACTGGGTCATGGTTTGCTGCGTGGCGCAGGTCTCGGCGGCCCGGTGGGCGCAGCGCTAAACGGCGTGAAAGCGGTAAGCGGCAGCGCCTATCGCGTCACGATCCCGGCCGTACTGCAAATCGCCTGTTTGCGCCGGATGATCAACGCGACAAGAGCGTGA
- a CDS encoding DUF2541 family protein — translation MKSVLTISASLLVGVLFTTSAQANDHKVLGVIAMPRNETNDLALKIPVCRPVKRIQLTSDHGDVQLSGASVYFKASRSANQSLNVPHLIKEGQTTEWMNINSDNDNKRCVSKITFSGHTVNSSDMATLKIIGDD, via the coding sequence ATGAAATCTGTTCTGACGATCTCCGCCAGCTTGCTTGTGGGCGTTCTGTTCACCACAAGCGCTCAGGCTAACGACCACAAAGTATTGGGGGTCATTGCAATGCCCCGTAATGAAACCAACGATCTGGCGCTGAAAATTCCCGTCTGCCGCCCGGTCAAACGGATTCAATTAACCAGCGATCACGGCGACGTTCAGCTCAGCGGCGCCTCTGTCTATTTCAAAGCATCACGCAGCGCCAACCAGAGCCTGAATGTTCCGCACTTAATTAAAGAAGGGCAGACCACTGAGTGGATGAACATCAATAGCGATAACGACAATAAACGCTGCGTATCAAAAATCACCTTCTCAGGTCACACGGTGAACTCTTCTGATATGGCGACGTTGAAAATTATCGGCGACGACTAA